The Euphorbia lathyris chromosome 8, ddEupLath1.1, whole genome shotgun sequence genome has a window encoding:
- the LOC136202106 gene encoding pentatricopeptide repeat-containing protein At1g09900-like, with translation MAMPTRSLSFHPHTPRFNALTSAITSCLQALNPQNSSPSHINPAPLNQFSPTLNSQLVIDVINNQDNPYHALFFFNWASNPYPNPNNYSHTQRCYVAITDLLLSHSLFSVASSLLEKSNRLNDFLGSKFITACGNRGHIEGAIFWFHKAKTIERGNCLFSYNAILNVLVNANQIKLARIFFDQIRCGVPIVPDESTYAIMIKGYCKLGMIEDARKVFDEIPSEPNLVCYNTMINGYCKKGNMDQAIKIFHRLLGSKDCFPCTVTYTTLIDGYCKKGEFNEAMKWMDGMKLRGCKPNLLTYNAIIYSLCLRGNVDEAKKLMAEMRLNGVKENLATHMSILKGLCRVGNSNDAVNYLGEIIRKGMKPDEKAYGLVVNEYCKMRKPNEAISLLKQMPGKGISPSVSSFNSVFRLLMELGELGTAILLLNQMQGMGCKPNLVSYNTVICGLCKARNRMQDVKEILNKMLSSGFAIDATMYSSLIKGYCENGDEEIATQVFNEMVHQNYVLNPDSFRVFVKQLCEKGKAVEAEKLFKDLIERCSVVDVEAYKRILDEQLVKFPVRGREESST, from the coding sequence ATGGCTATGCCTACTCGAAGCTTAAGCTTTCATCCTCATACCCCTCGCTTTAATGCACTGACTAGCGCCATAACTTCTTGTCTTCAAGCTTTAAATCCACAAAATTCTAGTCCTTCACACATCAATCCAGCTCCTTTGAACCAATTCTCACCTACCCTAAACTCCCAATTAGTCATTGATGTCATCAACAATCAAGACAATCCTTACCACGCCCTCTTCTTTTTCAACTGGGCATCCAACCCTTATCCTAATCCTAACAATTATTCTCATACTCAACGCTGTTATGTTGCCATTACTGATCTTCTTCTTTCCCACTCGCTCTTTTCAGTTGCCTCGTCTCTCCTAGAAAAATCTAATAGACTAAATGATTTCTTAGGGAGTAAATTTATAACTGCATGTGGTAATCGTGGACATATTGAAGGTGCAATCTTTTGGTTTCACAAAGCCAAAACGATTGAAAGGGGGAactgtttgttttcttataatGCGATTCTGAATGTGTTGGTGAATGCCAATCAGATTAAATTGGCCCGCATCTTTTTTGATCAGATAAGATGTGGAGTTCCAATTGTCCCGGATGAATCGACGTATGCAATAATGATCAAGGGGTACTGTAAATTGGGTATGATTGAGGATGCGCGGAAGGTGTTTGATGAAATACCCAGTGAGCCAAATTTGGTTTGTTATAATACCATGATTAATGGGTATTGCAAGAAAGGTAATATGGATCAAGCAATAAAAATATTTCATCGGCTATTGGGCAGTAAGGATTGTTTTCCCTGTACGGTTACTTACACCACTTTGATTGATGGGTACTGTAAGAAAGGTGAGTTTAATGAGGCAATGAAATGGATGGATGGGATGAAACTTCGAGGTTGCAAGCCCAACCTATTGACTTACAATGCCATAATATACAGCTTGTGTTTGCGGGGAAATGTTGATGAGGCTAAGAAATTGATGGCAGAGATGAGATTAAATGGTGTGAAAGAAAATCTGGCCACTCATATGAGTATATTGAAGGGACTCTGTCGTGTGGGGAACTCAAATGATGCTGTTAACTATCTTGGTGAAATTATCAGAAAGGGAATGAAACCTGATGAAAAAGCATATGGACTTGTTGTTAATGAATATTGCAAGATGAGGAAACCCAATGAGGCAATTTCCTTGTTGAAACAAATGCCAGGCAAAGGCATTAGCCCTAGTGTTTCAAGTTTCAATTCAGTGTTTAGGCTGCTTATGGAGCTTGGTGAGCTTGGTACAGCAATTTTGCTGTTGAATCAGATGCAAGGAATGGGTTGTAAACCAAATTTGGTGTCATATAACACAGTGATTTGTGGACTTTGTAAGGCCAGAAATAGAATGCAAGATGTTAAAGAGATTCTGAACAAAATGCTTAGCAGTGGTTTTGCAATTGATGCCACCATGTATAGTTCCTTAATAAAGGGATATTGTGAGAACGGGGATGAAGAAATTGCAACACAGGTTTTCAATGAAATGGTTCATCAGAATTATGTCCTTAATCCAGATAGCTTTAGAGTTTTTGTCAAGCAGTTGTGTGAAAAGGGAAAAGCTGTTGAGGCTGAAAAATTATTCAAAGATCTGATTGAGAGATGCTCGGTTGTTGATGTGGAAGCCTACAAGAGGATCCTAGATGAGCAATTGGTAAAGTTTCCGGTGAGAGGTAGAGAGGAATCGAGTACATAA